In a genomic window of Acidimicrobiia bacterium:
- a CDS encoding serine hydrolase domain-containing protein, with product MIRTVVVVAGALLATAAMPSMGASATGATPASVAAPAAVRASLRHELNGYLRSYGSEEHISAVSLAVTSSGGRPGIGLTAGTTRYGAGRAVPPSALWQIGSNTKAFTSVLMLQLEAEHKLSIDDTLGTWLPQYPAWSGVTIEQLLNMTSGIPNYTGSVTFWSDLGAAPNRKFSAAELVAYAIPMPATKGYSYSNTNYVLAQMIVERASGESYATRLREKIVEPLGLQNTFYSAHDYAPAVTGRMAAGYFWVKELPMMSSQLGKDQRRNSISWAQGAGAIVSSLQDLGRWDHALFTGQELPKRQQRELTSLVSAATGEPITKTSLSDPAGYGLGVNQVTSKALGTVWYYEGETDGYRVVNLYAPKSGTTIAIGVNSTTLDDNTGTLATSVYVTLHEAGLA from the coding sequence ATGATCAGGACCGTCGTCGTCGTCGCCGGCGCGCTGCTCGCGACCGCGGCGATGCCGAGCATGGGCGCGTCGGCCACCGGCGCGACACCCGCTTCCGTCGCCGCGCCCGCCGCGGTTCGTGCATCCTTGCGCCACGAGCTCAACGGCTACTTGAGGAGCTACGGAAGCGAAGAGCACATCTCCGCGGTGTCGCTCGCGGTCACGTCGAGCGGCGGCCGGCCGGGCATCGGCCTGACCGCGGGGACGACCCGATACGGCGCGGGGCGCGCGGTCCCGCCGAGCGCGCTGTGGCAGATCGGGAGCAACACGAAGGCGTTCACATCGGTGCTGATGCTGCAGCTCGAGGCCGAGCACAAGCTCTCGATCGACGACACGTTGGGCACGTGGCTGCCGCAGTATCCGGCGTGGAGTGGAGTCACGATCGAGCAGCTCTTGAACATGACGAGCGGCATCCCCAACTACACGGGCTCGGTGACGTTCTGGAGCGACCTCGGCGCCGCGCCCAACCGCAAGTTCTCGGCGGCCGAGCTGGTCGCGTACGCGATCCCAATGCCCGCGACGAAGGGCTACAGCTACTCGAACACGAACTACGTGCTCGCACAGATGATCGTCGAGCGCGCGAGCGGCGAGAGCTACGCGACGCGGCTGCGCGAGAAGATCGTCGAACCGCTCGGACTGCAGAACACGTTCTACTCCGCGCATGACTACGCGCCGGCCGTGACCGGGCGCATGGCGGCCGGGTATTTCTGGGTCAAAGAGTTGCCGATGATGTCGTCGCAGCTCGGCAAGGACCAGCGGCGCAACAGCATCTCGTGGGCGCAGGGCGCGGGCGCGATCGTCAGCTCGCTGCAAGACCTCGGCCGGTGGGATCACGCATTGTTCACGGGCCAGGAACTGCCGAAGCGCCAACAGCGCGAGCTGACGAGCCTGGTGTCGGCGGCAACCGGCGAACCGATCACGAAGACGTCGCTGTCCGATCCTGCGGGTTACGGCCTGGGTGTCAATCAGGTCACGAGCAAGGCGCTGGGAACCGTCTGGTACTACGAGGGCGAGACCGACGGATATCGCGTCGTCAACCTCTACGCGCCGAAGTCCGGCACCACCATCGCGATCGGCGTGAACAGCACGACGCTCGACGACAACACCGGAACCCTTGCGACATCGGTCTATGTGACCCTGCACGAAGCGGGCTTGGCCTGA
- a CDS encoding LacI family DNA-binding transcriptional regulator, producing MRVAGSPEPRVTIADVARLAGVRPSTVSKVLNDGRGSPDVRRRVEAAVAQLDYRPNRQARGLRRSESRSIGVFVPDLANPVFLPFLRGVEQVAHERGYVVLIADGQRSAAAQEAALERFFDQGVDGLILAGSATKASLDMYVEHGVPVAPSVADYDRGLARHWEQGEAQATRDMATRLIELGHRRVAFVSPPAPQGQQGRRLRQGRLGNLAMLFRDANAQVDIHVVDPARGADAARDELRAVAESHVTAFVCGSHLLAPWLLLALDDSRIRLPRDASLVVYGDSDWARAYRPALSVVSRDTYAEGMTLATWLLDTLAGADVEAPAGISSAYVERRSTGRPRALDDPGPSAR from the coding sequence GTGCGCGTCGCCGGCTCCCCCGAACCCCGGGTGACGATCGCCGACGTCGCACGCCTCGCAGGCGTGCGCCCGTCCACGGTCTCGAAGGTCTTGAACGACGGGCGCGGCAGCCCGGACGTCCGTCGCCGCGTCGAGGCGGCCGTCGCGCAACTCGACTACCGCCCGAATCGCCAAGCGCGCGGGCTCCGGCGTTCGGAGTCGCGCTCGATCGGCGTCTTCGTGCCCGACCTCGCGAACCCGGTGTTCCTCCCGTTCCTGCGGGGCGTCGAGCAGGTGGCACACGAACGGGGGTACGTCGTGTTGATCGCCGACGGTCAGCGCTCGGCGGCCGCGCAGGAGGCCGCGCTCGAGCGATTCTTCGATCAGGGCGTCGACGGCCTCATCCTCGCGGGATCGGCGACGAAGGCATCGCTCGACATGTACGTCGAGCACGGCGTGCCCGTGGCACCCAGCGTGGCCGACTACGACCGCGGTCTCGCGCGCCATTGGGAGCAGGGTGAGGCGCAGGCCACACGGGACATGGCGACACGATTGATCGAGCTCGGTCACCGGCGCGTCGCCTTCGTGTCACCGCCCGCGCCCCAGGGGCAACAGGGCCGGAGGTTGCGCCAGGGTCGCCTCGGCAACCTCGCGATGCTGTTTCGCGACGCGAACGCGCAGGTCGACATCCACGTCGTCGATCCGGCACGCGGCGCCGATGCGGCACGCGACGAACTGCGCGCGGTCGCCGAATCGCACGTGACCGCGTTCGTGTGCGGCAGCCACCTCCTCGCGCCGTGGTTGCTCCTTGCGCTCGACGACTCGCGGATCCGCCTCCCGCGTGACGCGTCGCTGGTGGTGTACGGCGACTCCGACTGGGCACGCGCCTACCGACCCGCACTCAGCGTCGTCAGCCGTGACACCTACGCGGAGGGCATGACGCTCGCGACCTGGCTCCTCGATACCCTCGCAGGCGCCGACGTCGAAGCGCCGGCCGGCATCTCCTCGGCCTACGTCGAGCGGCGCTCGACCGGGCGACCCCGCGCGCTCGATGACCCGGGACCGTCGGCGCGCTGA
- a CDS encoding serine hydrolase domain-containing protein, protein MTPRRCVPAVVLALGLLASACSSGGAASDTSRPRSTAPSTTAPVPMAVPGATWQKVTPASVGLSATALGQIAQTAHVGKSRCLVVARRGTIAGEWYFDGTGPDTTQNVFSATKSIASTLIGIAQDEGDLRVTDRVSKYVPEWRNTPSSDVTIRDILSGVSGRQWSPLIDYRQLVRAKNADAFAVGLHQAAAPGTVWDYNNSADQVLDEVLRHATHENVVQFAHVKLFAPIGMDHTHLTTDPSGNALLYEGMQSSCEDMARLGLLFLDRGRWGTHQIVSSAWVDAATGASSSRLNAAYGYLWWLNRPGRLKGPLSATNVAAAAKPETEDGSLVPGLPATTYWALGLGNQLVQVDPGSGTIVVRLGTPEPQPKPPTFGPKEASRVVTEAVQ, encoded by the coding sequence ATGACCCCCCGACGATGTGTCCCCGCCGTCGTGCTCGCGCTCGGTCTGCTCGCGTCCGCCTGCTCGAGTGGTGGCGCCGCGTCCGACACCTCTCGCCCGAGGTCGACGGCACCGTCGACGACGGCCCCGGTGCCGATGGCCGTGCCCGGCGCCACCTGGCAAAAGGTCACGCCCGCGTCGGTCGGGCTCTCGGCGACCGCGCTCGGTCAGATCGCGCAGACGGCGCACGTCGGCAAGTCCCGCTGCCTTGTCGTCGCGCGTCGAGGGACGATCGCCGGCGAGTGGTATTTCGACGGCACCGGTCCTGACACCACGCAGAACGTGTTCTCGGCGACCAAGTCGATCGCGAGCACGCTCATCGGTATCGCACAGGACGAAGGCGACCTACGCGTCACCGACCGCGTGTCGAAATACGTTCCCGAGTGGCGCAACACGCCGTCCTCGGACGTGACCATTCGCGACATCCTGAGCGGGGTGTCGGGTCGTCAGTGGAGTCCGCTGATCGACTACCGGCAGCTTGTGCGCGCGAAGAACGCGGACGCGTTCGCGGTCGGTCTGCATCAGGCCGCGGCTCCCGGCACGGTGTGGGACTACAACAACAGCGCCGACCAAGTGCTCGATGAGGTGCTGCGACACGCAACCCACGAGAACGTCGTGCAGTTCGCGCACGTCAAGCTCTTCGCGCCCATCGGCATGGACCACACGCATCTCACGACTGATCCGTCGGGCAACGCGCTGCTCTACGAAGGGATGCAGTCGAGCTGCGAAGACATGGCGCGCCTGGGGTTGCTGTTCCTCGACCGCGGGCGGTGGGGCACGCACCAGATCGTGTCGAGCGCATGGGTCGACGCCGCGACGGGAGCGTCGTCGTCGCGGCTGAACGCGGCGTACGGGTATCTCTGGTGGCTGAACCGTCCCGGGCGCTTGAAGGGTCCGTTGTCGGCGACGAACGTGGCTGCCGCGGCGAAGCCCGAGACCGAGGACGGAAGCCTCGTGCCGGGCCTACCCGCGACGACGTATTGGGCTCTCGGGCTCGGCAACCAGCTCGTCCAGGTCGATCCTGGTTCCGGCACGATCGTCGTCCGCCTCGGTACTCCCGAACCGCAGCCAAAGCCGCCGACCTTCGGTCCGAAGGAAGCGAGCAGGGTCGTCACCGAGGCCGTGCAATGA
- the smpB gene encoding SsrA-binding protein SmpB: MAPGTRGDKTVITNRRARHEYFVLDVFEAGMVLKGAEVKSIREGRANLQDSFVRVEPDAVRLYGMHVSPYFYSHDDLDPIRPRELLLHQREIHELARASDEKGVTIVPLRVYFRDGRAKVEIATARGKARHDKRQALAEADAKRDIERAMKSRRHRD, from the coding sequence ATGGCTCCCGGCACGCGCGGCGACAAGACGGTGATCACGAACCGCCGCGCGCGTCACGAGTACTTCGTGCTCGACGTGTTCGAGGCCGGCATGGTGCTGAAGGGCGCGGAGGTGAAGTCGATCCGCGAGGGCCGGGCGAACCTGCAGGATTCGTTCGTGCGGGTCGAGCCCGACGCGGTGCGGCTCTACGGCATGCACGTGTCGCCGTACTTCTACTCGCACGACGACCTCGACCCCATCCGTCCGCGCGAGCTGCTGCTCCACCAACGCGAGATCCACGAGCTCGCGCGCGCGTCGGACGAAAAGGGCGTCACGATCGTGCCGCTGCGCGTCTACTTCCGGGACGGGCGCGCCAAGGTCGAGATCGCGACCGCGCGCGGCAAGGCGCGCCACGACAAACGCCAAGCCCTCGCCGAAGCCGACGCGAAGCGCGACATCGAGCGTGCGATGAAGAGCCGACGACACCGCGACTAG
- a CDS encoding TetR/AcrR family transcriptional regulator: MARRRGAAHGDSLRVAMLDAASALLHEEGPQALTTRRLADTVGTSTQAIYTLFGGKEGILRAMYAEGFDRLARELAAVDAAEEPADYLLDLGRAYRKAARRSPHYYDVMFGRPVPEFAPDPDDLDRSEATRRVLTEGIARCIDAGMLRKDSNPEQIAAFLWAVAHGVVSLELAGHLDLGADPDTAFDGYLMASVAAWLA; this comes from the coding sequence ATGGCGAGGCGCAGGGGAGCGGCGCACGGCGACTCGCTGCGCGTGGCGATGCTCGACGCCGCGAGCGCGCTGCTGCACGAGGAAGGCCCGCAGGCGCTGACGACCCGCCGCCTCGCCGACACGGTCGGCACCTCGACGCAGGCGATCTACACGCTCTTCGGCGGCAAGGAGGGCATCCTGCGCGCGATGTACGCCGAGGGCTTCGACCGGCTCGCGCGGGAGCTCGCCGCCGTCGACGCCGCCGAGGAGCCGGCCGACTACCTGCTCGACCTCGGCCGCGCGTACCGCAAGGCCGCGCGCCGCAGCCCGCACTATTACGACGTGATGTTCGGACGGCCGGTGCCCGAGTTCGCGCCCGATCCCGACGACCTCGATCGCAGCGAGGCGACGCGGCGGGTCCTCACCGAGGGCATCGCGCGCTGCATCGACGCGGGCATGCTGCGCAAGGACTCGAACCCCGAGCAGATCGCGGCCTTCCTCTGGGCGGTCGCGCACGGCGTCGTCAGCCTCGAGCTCGCCGGTCACCTCGACCTCGGTGCCGACCCCGACACCGCCTTCGACGGCTACCTCATGGCCAGCGTCGCGGCGTGGCTCGCGTG